In the genome of Sphingomonas naphthae, one region contains:
- a CDS encoding antirestriction protein ArdA encodes MGDTLTKTDQPRIYVACLAAYNNGILHGAWIEADRGAWQLWGDTQAMLAASPIADAEEWAIHDFEGFGRNRIHESDSFERIAGLAAFIAEHGALGAALIDHCDGDLERAREVMEDGYLGCHASLADYVQELTEDANVVPEQLRYYINWQAMARDAELNGDLFTIETAWNAVHVFAGH; translated from the coding sequence ATGGGAGACACACTGACCAAGACCGACCAACCCCGCATCTACGTGGCCTGCCTTGCGGCCTATAACAACGGTATCCTTCACGGCGCGTGGATCGAGGCGGATCGAGGCGCGTGGCAGCTGTGGGGCGACACGCAGGCGATGCTGGCCGCTTCGCCGATCGCCGACGCCGAGGAATGGGCGATCCATGATTTTGAAGGGTTCGGCCGCAACCGCATCCATGAATCTGACAGCTTCGAGCGCATCGCCGGCCTCGCAGCCTTTATCGCGGAGCATGGCGCGCTCGGCGCGGCATTGATCGACCATTGCGATGGCGATCTGGAGCGTGCGCGGGAGGTGATGGAAGATGGCTATCTCGGCTGCCACGCAAGCCTTGCGGACTACGTACAGGAGTTGACGGAGGACGCAAACGTCGTTCCCGAGCAGCTGCGCTACTATATCAACTGGCAGGCGATGGCCCGCGATGCCGAGTTGAACGGCGACCTCTTCACCATCGAAACCGCATGGAATGCGGTGCATGTGTTCGCTGGACATTGA
- a CDS encoding SDR family NAD(P)-dependent oxidoreductase yields the protein MDGFRVSMSAPEITTSGQGIEKDRKAKDDNGLFSALSLYAILRAMSNLTDVITRQQPVGSGFDASTTAAQVLAGLDLTGKTAIVTGGHSGLGFQTTRELAGAGVRVIVAARDAVTARAATQSLPGVIVETLDLADLDSVRAFATRILASGRHIDMLVNNAGIMACPEQRVGPGWEAQFAINHLGHFALTNHLWPALVGGARVISVSSAAHQLSPIRWDDVQFERDYDKWLAYGQAKTANVLFAVQLDRLGRGAGVRAFALHPGKILTPLQRHLTQDEMIGAGWIDASGAPADPTFKTPQQGAATAVWTATSPQLDGLGGVYCEDCDIARRSGNREGSAAGMSDHAVDVDQAARLWRHSAELTGIDAVPDTSTIA from the coding sequence ATGGACGGTTTTCGCGTTTCCATGAGCGCGCCGGAGATTACGACCAGCGGCCAAGGCATCGAAAAAGACCGAAAGGCGAAGGATGATAATGGGCTGTTCTCTGCCCTATCGCTGTATGCCATCCTGCGCGCCATGAGCAATCTGACCGATGTCATCACGCGACAGCAGCCGGTTGGCTCCGGGTTTGACGCCAGTACGACCGCCGCACAGGTCCTTGCGGGCCTCGACCTGACCGGCAAGACAGCCATCGTGACCGGCGGGCACTCGGGCCTCGGGTTTCAGACGACCAGGGAATTGGCCGGCGCGGGTGTCAGGGTCATCGTCGCGGCGCGCGATGCCGTAACCGCGCGCGCCGCGACGCAAAGCCTACCGGGCGTCATCGTCGAAACGCTCGACCTGGCGGACCTCGACAGCGTGCGCGCCTTTGCCACACGCATCCTCGCGTCCGGCCGTCACATCGACATGCTTGTCAATAACGCGGGCATCATGGCCTGCCCCGAACAACGCGTCGGACCGGGCTGGGAGGCGCAATTCGCCATCAACCATCTCGGGCATTTCGCGCTGACAAATCATCTCTGGCCGGCGCTCGTCGGCGGCGCGCGCGTGATTTCGGTCTCCTCAGCCGCTCACCAGCTTTCGCCGATCCGTTGGGACGACGTTCAGTTCGAGCGCGACTACGACAAGTGGCTGGCCTACGGCCAGGCCAAGACCGCGAATGTCCTGTTCGCCGTCCAACTCGACAGGCTCGGCCGCGGCGCCGGGGTCCGGGCCTTCGCGCTACATCCCGGCAAGATCCTCACCCCCCTCCAGCGGCATCTGACGCAGGATGAAATGATCGGGGCGGGATGGATCGACGCGAGCGGCGCACCGGCGGATCCGACCTTCAAGACGCCGCAACAGGGCGCCGCAACGGCCGTCTGGACGGCGACGTCTCCACAACTCGACGGCTTGGGCGGCGTCTATTGCGAAGACTGCGATATCGCCAGGCGCAGCGGCAACAGGGAGGGTTCAGCGGCCGGCATGAGCGACCATGCGGTGGACGTCGATCAGGCGGCCCGCCTCTGGCGACATTCCGCCGAGTTGACCGGCATTGACGCAGTCCCGGACACGTCGACCATCGCCTGA
- a CDS encoding MucR family transcriptional regulator — protein MNDELIVLTSDIVSAHVSNNSVAVGDVPTLIAAVHGALQKLGQPAEIEAAKQEPAVSIRTSIKPDYIVCLEDGKKLTMLKRYLRTNYNMSPEDYRAKWNLPADYPMVAPNYAAKRRELAHSIGLGRKRVAAEPEAPVKAARKPRAKKLTGPEALAKVRGEDMLTE, from the coding sequence ATGAACGACGAGTTGATTGTCCTCACCAGCGATATCGTGAGCGCCCATGTTTCCAACAACAGTGTGGCCGTGGGCGACGTGCCCACCCTGATCGCTGCCGTTCACGGCGCATTGCAGAAGCTTGGGCAGCCGGCCGAGATCGAGGCGGCCAAGCAGGAGCCGGCCGTTTCCATTCGCACGTCGATCAAGCCCGATTACATCGTGTGCCTGGAAGACGGCAAAAAGCTGACGATGCTCAAGCGTTACCTGCGCACGAATTACAACATGAGCCCCGAGGATTACCGCGCCAAGTGGAACCTGCCGGCCGATTATCCGATGGTCGCGCCCAACTACGCTGCCAAGCGGCGCGAGCTGGCGCACTCGATCGGGCTGGGCCGCAAGCGGGTGGCGGCGGAGCCGGAGGCGCCGGTGAAGGCAGCGCGCAAGCCGCGCGCGAAGAAGCTGACTGGCCCTGAGGCGCTGGCCAAGGTGCGCGGTGAGGATATGCTAACCGAATGA
- the yidC gene encoding membrane protein insertase YidC, producing MDNQRNLILALVLSFLVLLGWTLLSDRILPTATPPSTKIVDGKQVALPKPEAPIDSAAQIRDRAIVLREAPRVAIATPKLKGSISLKGARIDDLVLVTYGETIAKNSPPVRLLSPGGTADAYFAGFGWTGQGAALPGADTVWAADGATLAPGKPVTLSWNNGQGQLFRIRFDVDADYLFTVTQTVANAGAGAVGVKPYGLVSRIGHSKDADSWTMHTGPIATFDGVTDYGIDFSDLDKNPAGERRNSTGGWLGFGDKYWLTALIPDQKAAVEAGFRGADGRYQADLSRAVEVVAPKTQATAVTRLFAGAKEAHLLERYQDDLGIARLDRAIDWGWFVWFEKPIFYLLDWLFRMVGNFGVAIMCLTVVVRGLMFPIAQKQFSSAAAMRVLQPKMKALQEKYKDDKPRLQQEMMQLHKDEKVNPLAGCLPIFLQIPVFYALYKVLMLSIEMRHQPFILWIKDLSAPDPLLVTNLFGLLPFTPPHMLALGVLPIILGITMYFQFKLNPQAMDETQRQIFSIMPWVLMFVMAGYAAGLVIYWSWSNTLTILQQKWLYSRHDKQIASKGVEERR from the coding sequence TTGGACAATCAGCGTAACCTGATCCTGGCGCTCGTGCTGTCGTTCCTCGTGCTGCTGGGCTGGACCCTGCTGTCCGACCGGATCCTGCCGACCGCTACCCCGCCCTCGACCAAGATCGTCGACGGCAAGCAGGTCGCGCTACCCAAGCCCGAGGCGCCGATCGACAGCGCCGCCCAGATCCGCGACCGCGCGATCGTGCTGCGCGAGGCGCCGCGCGTCGCCATCGCCACCCCCAAGCTCAAGGGCTCGATCAGCCTGAAGGGCGCGCGGATCGACGATCTGGTGCTGGTGACCTACGGCGAGACCATCGCCAAGAATTCGCCGCCGGTGCGCCTGCTCTCGCCGGGCGGCACGGCGGATGCCTATTTCGCGGGCTTCGGCTGGACCGGCCAGGGCGCGGCGCTGCCGGGCGCTGACACCGTCTGGGCCGCCGACGGCGCAACGCTCGCGCCGGGCAAGCCGGTCACGCTCAGCTGGAACAACGGCCAGGGCCAGCTCTTCCGCATCCGCTTCGACGTCGATGCCGATTATCTGTTCACCGTCACCCAGACGGTCGCCAACGCCGGCGCCGGCGCGGTCGGCGTGAAGCCTTATGGCCTCGTCAGCCGGATCGGCCATTCCAAGGATGCCGACAGCTGGACGATGCACACCGGCCCGATCGCCACGTTCGATGGCGTGACCGATTACGGCATCGACTTCTCCGATCTCGACAAGAACCCGGCGGGCGAGCGCCGCAATTCCACCGGTGGCTGGCTCGGCTTCGGCGACAAATATTGGCTGACCGCGCTGATCCCTGACCAGAAGGCGGCGGTGGAGGCCGGCTTCCGCGGCGCCGACGGCCGCTATCAGGCCGATCTGTCGCGCGCCGTCGAGGTGGTCGCGCCCAAGACACAGGCGACCGCCGTCACCCGGCTGTTCGCGGGCGCCAAGGAAGCCCATCTCCTGGAGCGCTATCAGGACGATCTCGGCATCGCCCGGCTCGATCGCGCGATCGACTGGGGCTGGTTCGTCTGGTTCGAAAAGCCGATCTTCTACCTGCTCGACTGGCTGTTCCGCATGGTCGGCAATTTCGGCGTGGCGATCATGTGCCTCACGGTCGTGGTGCGCGGCCTGATGTTCCCGATCGCGCAGAAGCAATTTTCATCGGCAGCGGCGATGCGTGTTTTACAACCTAAAATGAAGGCGCTTCAGGAAAAGTACAAGGACGACAAGCCGCGTCTCCAGCAGGAGATGATGCAGCTTCACAAGGACGAGAAGGTCAATCCGCTGGCCGGCTGCCTGCCGATCTTCCTCCAGATCCCGGTGTTCTATGCGCTCTACAAGGTGCTGATGCTCTCGATCGAGATGCGCCACCAGCCCTTCATCCTGTGGATCAAGGATCTGTCCGCGCCCGATCCTTTGCTGGTGACCAACCTGTTCGGCCTGCTGCCCTTCACCCCACCACACATGCTGGCGCTGGGCGTGCTGCCGATCATCCTGGGCATCACCATGTATTTCCAGTTCAAGCTGAACCCGCAGGCGATGGACGAGACCCAGCGGCAGATCTTCTCGATCATGCCGTGGGTGCTGATGTTCGTGATGGCGGGCTATGCAGCCGGCCTGGTGATCTACTGGTCGTGGTCAAATACCCTTACTATACTCCAGCAGAAGTGGCTCTATTCGCGCCATGATAAACAGATCGCATCTAAGGGAGTTGAGGAACGCCGATAA
- a CDS encoding alkaline phosphatase D family protein, producing the protein MIDGGNDGFTRRAVIAGTAGSVALLTIGARGAQRLPSGLFTLGVASGDPVPDGVILWTRLAPAPLEADGGMPPEAVPVRWEVAEDERFAEIVRHGTVRAEPRRGHSVHVEVSGLRPARAYFYRFLAGGETSAIGRTRTAPALGAAVDRLRLCFGSCQKYEVGHYAAYRHMIAEDPDLILFLGDYIYEGDPSSKEAVRLHKNPEPKDIAGYRVRYATYKMDPLLQAAHHAAPWALTWDDHEVANDYADALDEKNSDPVAFLRRRAAAYQAYYEHLPIRTARPHGPDMRIYRTLDWGRLAQFQIVDDRQYRGPRACQPPGLIEAHTPYQSLVGRCDDLFDPGRTMLGATQERWLMDRLGATKAQWNLLAQQTLMHQQGRIDSAHPERGVQYSADNWSGYPAARDRIFRRWVEAGTSNPLALGGDIHAFAAADVQDPARPDGRPIASEFVGGSITSLFHDASFKPQAPANGLVYAENEIHGYGRIELTPKGGEVVFRGLDDARREDSGISDLVRFGLVDGRPGLNGGPA; encoded by the coding sequence ATGATCGATGGCGGTAACGATGGGTTCACGCGGCGCGCGGTGATCGCCGGCACGGCGGGATCGGTGGCCTTGCTGACGATCGGGGCGCGGGGCGCGCAACGGCTGCCGTCAGGGCTGTTCACGCTGGGGGTGGCGTCGGGCGACCCTGTCCCGGACGGTGTCATCCTCTGGACGAGACTGGCGCCGGCGCCGCTGGAGGCGGATGGCGGTATGCCGCCGGAGGCGGTGCCCGTCCGCTGGGAGGTCGCCGAGGACGAGCGGTTTGCCGAGATCGTGCGGCACGGCACGGTGCGGGCGGAACCGCGCCGGGGCCATTCCGTACACGTCGAGGTCTCCGGGCTGCGACCTGCCCGTGCCTATTTCTATCGCTTTCTGGCGGGTGGCGAGACCAGCGCGATCGGACGGACCCGCACCGCGCCCGCCCTCGGTGCGGCGGTGGATCGGCTGCGGCTCTGCTTCGGATCGTGCCAGAAATATGAGGTCGGCCATTATGCCGCCTACCGCCACATGATCGCCGAGGATCCCGATCTGATCCTGTTCCTGGGCGATTATATCTACGAAGGCGATCCCAGTTCGAAGGAGGCTGTTCGCCTCCACAAGAATCCGGAACCCAAGGATATCGCCGGCTATCGCGTCCGCTACGCGACCTACAAGATGGACCCGCTGCTGCAGGCGGCGCATCATGCCGCACCCTGGGCGCTGACGTGGGACGATCACGAGGTCGCCAACGACTATGCCGATGCGCTGGACGAAAAGAACAGCGATCCGGTCGCGTTTCTTCGGCGTCGCGCCGCCGCCTATCAGGCCTATTACGAGCATCTGCCGATCCGCACCGCCCGCCCGCACGGCCCCGACATGCGGATATATCGCACGCTCGACTGGGGCCGGCTGGCGCAATTCCAGATCGTCGACGATCGCCAGTATCGCGGGCCGCGCGCCTGCCAGCCGCCTGGCCTCATCGAAGCGCATACGCCCTACCAATCGCTCGTCGGCCGGTGCGACGATCTGTTCGATCCCGGCCGGACGATGCTGGGGGCGACGCAGGAGCGCTGGTTGATGGACCGTCTCGGCGCGACAAAGGCGCAGTGGAACCTGCTCGCGCAGCAGACCCTGATGCATCAGCAGGGCCGGATCGATTCGGCTCATCCCGAGCGGGGCGTGCAATATTCGGCCGATAATTGGTCCGGCTATCCCGCTGCCCGCGACCGCATCTTCCGGCGCTGGGTGGAGGCGGGCACTTCCAACCCGCTGGCGTTGGGCGGGGATATCCACGCCTTCGCGGCCGCCGACGTCCAGGATCCCGCCCGCCCCGACGGACGGCCGATCGCCTCCGAATTCGTCGGCGGATCGATCACCTCGCTCTTCCACGATGCCAGCTTCAAGCCGCAGGCACCGGCCAACGGCCTCGTCTATGCGGAGAATGAGATACACGGATACGGCCGGATCGAGCTGACGCCCAAGGGCGGCGAGGTCGTGTTCCGGGGTCTGGACGATGCCCGGCGCGAGGATTCGGGCATATCCGATCTCGTCCGTTTCGGGTTGGTGGACGGGCGGCCGGGATTGAACGGCGGCCCCGCCTGA
- a CDS encoding TonB-dependent receptor, with translation MSSAPAGRMLAKSIGAFLLSTSLLATIAPAHAAAPAEEAVAAPAPEAEEPAEQGEIMILARKRSENAQQVPIPVTVISPVELTRQNLVNFTNFQTKFPSFSVFLTNPKQLNLGIRGIGNNGFNTDGIDGSVGIFVDGVYTGRQGMVSNDFNDIADVELLRGPQGTLFGKNTTAGAVLINTLKPSFEWGASGEATYGNFDFREVKGSVTGPLIADKLAIRISGFYSKRDGTYTNLFNGGDQNGRQGSGIRGQLLATPTDDLSIRLIYTHGRQSFPTISPVILSIYNPAALQARMAAAGFTLLTSNAKDRFVNIDSTLNAQTKTDSGSGEINYHLGALGDLTSITAYNTWSCFTNNDNDFTQLDAINDYGSCNKEHQFSQELRWATPKDEPFEATFGGFLSRQRLQVDSRFRFGRQYNIFAANPSATLFPAIAGVSWANGAYVNRLVGTKFQSQAVFHTDTDALFGNVSWHPDADRRLSIDLGLRYTWEDRTQIYNGSVVANPGALSQAQLNALSPSTANSQIGIVDAGLKDRSLSGEAGVSYKVTPDIFVYGKYARGNKSAGFNLLAYNSSNPDTNVGSAISLGAQQTVKGETADNFEAGIKASFFDRKVTFNLTAFHTKVKDYQANQSLGAGAAVRFLANVGSLTSRGVEAEVETWLAPGLHTKGFIAYDKATYSSFRNSACPAQSTVLTCDITGRQVAWAPKWTADFTVDYTHAITDTVKGYGLFDVNWRTKQNYTITLDPAAEGKGYALASIRAGVLLMDDKVELQGWVENLFDKVYYINLLGLTRATGVIQGYPGNPRTYGATMRFHF, from the coding sequence ATGTCGTCCGCACCTGCCGGCCGTATGCTCGCCAAGAGCATCGGAGCCTTCCTGCTGTCCACCAGCCTTCTGGCCACGATCGCGCCGGCCCACGCCGCCGCGCCCGCCGAGGAAGCGGTGGCGGCGCCTGCGCCCGAGGCCGAAGAACCCGCCGAGCAGGGCGAGATCATGATCCTCGCCCGCAAGCGCAGCGAGAATGCGCAGCAGGTGCCGATCCCCGTCACGGTGATCTCGCCGGTCGAACTGACCCGCCAGAACCTCGTCAACTTCACCAATTTCCAGACCAAGTTTCCGAGCTTCTCGGTCTTCCTGACCAATCCGAAACAGCTCAACCTGGGCATTCGCGGCATCGGCAACAACGGGTTCAACACCGATGGCATCGATGGCTCGGTCGGCATCTTCGTCGATGGCGTCTACACCGGCCGACAGGGCATGGTCTCGAACGATTTCAACGATATCGCCGATGTCGAGCTGCTGCGCGGGCCGCAGGGCACGCTGTTCGGCAAGAACACCACGGCGGGCGCGGTCCTCATCAACACGCTGAAGCCCAGCTTTGAATGGGGCGCGTCGGGCGAGGCGACGTACGGCAATTTCGACTTCAGGGAAGTGAAGGGCAGCGTCACCGGCCCGCTGATCGCCGACAAGCTCGCGATCCGCATCTCGGGCTTCTATTCAAAGCGCGACGGCACCTATACCAACCTGTTCAACGGCGGCGACCAGAATGGCCGGCAGGGTTCGGGCATCCGCGGTCAGTTGCTGGCGACGCCGACCGACGATCTCTCGATCCGCCTGATCTATACCCATGGCCGCCAGAGCTTTCCGACGATCTCGCCGGTGATCCTGTCGATCTACAATCCGGCGGCCTTGCAGGCGCGCATGGCGGCGGCGGGCTTCACGCTGCTGACGAGCAACGCCAAGGATCGCTTCGTCAACATCGACAGCACGCTCAACGCGCAGACCAAGACGGACTCGGGCAGCGGCGAGATCAACTATCATCTCGGCGCACTGGGCGATCTGACCTCGATCACCGCCTACAATACGTGGTCGTGTTTCACCAACAACGACAACGATTTCACCCAGCTCGACGCGATCAACGATTATGGATCGTGCAACAAGGAGCATCAGTTCAGCCAGGAGCTGCGCTGGGCGACGCCGAAGGACGAGCCGTTCGAGGCGACCTTCGGCGGCTTCCTCAGCCGCCAGCGGCTCCAGGTCGATAGCCGCTTCCGTTTCGGCCGCCAGTATAACATCTTTGCGGCCAACCCCTCCGCCACGCTGTTCCCGGCCATCGCTGGCGTCAGCTGGGCGAACGGCGCTTATGTCAATCGGCTGGTGGGCACGAAATTCCAGAGCCAGGCCGTCTTCCACACCGATACCGACGCGCTGTTCGGCAATGTCAGCTGGCATCCCGACGCGGACCGCCGCCTGTCGATCGATCTCGGCCTTCGCTACACCTGGGAGGATCGCACGCAGATCTACAACGGGTCGGTCGTCGCCAATCCGGGTGCGCTCAGCCAGGCGCAGCTCAACGCTTTGTCCCCCAGCACCGCCAATTCCCAGATCGGCATCGTCGATGCCGGCCTGAAGGATCGCTCGCTCTCCGGTGAGGCCGGCGTCAGCTACAAGGTGACGCCCGACATCTTCGTCTACGGCAAATATGCCCGCGGCAACAAATCGGCGGGCTTCAACCTGCTGGCCTATAACAGCTCCAACCCTGACACGAACGTGGGCTCGGCGATCTCGCTCGGCGCGCAGCAGACGGTGAAGGGCGAGACGGCGGACAATTTCGAGGCGGGCATCAAGGCGTCCTTCTTCGATCGCAAGGTCACGTTCAACCTGACCGCCTTCCACACCAAGGTGAAGGATTATCAGGCCAACCAGTCGCTGGGCGCCGGCGCCGCCGTCCGCTTCCTCGCCAACGTCGGCTCGCTGACGTCGCGCGGTGTCGAGGCCGAGGTCGAGACGTGGCTGGCGCCGGGCCTGCACACCAAGGGCTTCATCGCCTATGACAAGGCGACCTACTCGTCGTTCCGCAATTCGGCCTGCCCCGCGCAGTCGACCGTGCTGACCTGCGACATCACCGGCCGCCAGGTCGCCTGGGCGCCGAAGTGGACCGCCGACTTCACCGTCGATTACACCCACGCCATCACCGATACGGTGAAGGGCTACGGCCTGTTCGACGTGAACTGGCGCACGAAGCAGAACTACACCATCACGCTGGACCCCGCCGCCGAGGGCAAGGGCTATGCGCTGGCCAGCATCCGCGCCGGCGTGCTGCTGATGGACGACAAGGTGGAATTGCAGGGCTGGGTCGAGAATCTTTTCGACAAGGTCTATTACATCAACCTGCTCGGCCTGACCCGCGCGACGGGCGTTATCCAGGGCTATCCGGGCAATCCGCGCACCTATGGCGCGACGATGCGGTTCCACTTCTGA
- the treY gene encoding malto-oligosyltrehalose synthase, which translates to MIPRATYRIQFHAGFRFDQAAALGPYLAALGISHLYASPIGTARAGSTHGYDQIDPAVINPELGGEDGFRAMAAALRDHGIGIIIDIVPNHMAVGGSDNPWWLDVLEHGPASARADWFDIDWAPADPALHGKLLAPFLGQPYAEALAEGALVLAADGSAVIAHGTHRFPIRPEDRAALADETDLAARYDGRTAEGAARLHALLERQHYRLAWWRTAADEINWRRFFDITELAGLRIEKPEVFDAVHALPLRLYAEALIDGLRIDHVDGLADPAGYLRRLRAEMDAARAEPGYLVVEKILAADEALPRSWNTDGTSGYDFMNEVSALLHDPAGEAPLTALWEAETGRPGAFAEEEHQARGEILDRTFPGQFAAAVAAFHRIARAAPETRDVTAGMIGRALRGLLLHFTAYRTYAGTAEDGRDRLVRAIDAARAEAAAGEAAMLDRVAGWIVDGGAGTRDAARRFEQLCAPLTAKAVEDTAFYRYGRLLSRNDVGFDPARFSQSPRQFLDRIAARAREYPNAMLATATHDHKRGEDVRARLAVLSEIPEEWAALVAQIDTGPVGEKIAPADRHMILQTIVGAWPLDAAALGDFAARVTEWSRKALREAKLRSSWTAHDEAYEAACAAYIADLLSDAAPRAALHAFVDRIAPAGALNSLVQTALRYTLPGVPDCYQGTDLWDFSLVDPDNRRPVDYVAREPVADWADAPALLQTWRDGRIKQALIAHLLRLRRDHPAIFAAPVEPMAVTGPRSGQAIAYRRRAADKELRIIAPLRIARMVVDGQPMVSRSWFADTATDVIGVSPAISPRPLYLAVTDAS; encoded by the coding sequence ATGATCCCCCGCGCGACCTATCGCATCCAGTTCCACGCCGGCTTCCGCTTCGATCAGGCGGCCGCACTCGGCCCCTATCTCGCGGCACTGGGCATCAGCCACCTCTACGCCTCGCCGATCGGCACGGCGCGGGCGGGATCGACCCACGGCTACGACCAGATCGATCCGGCCGTCATCAATCCCGAACTCGGCGGCGAGGATGGCTTCCGCGCCATGGCGGCGGCGCTGCGCGATCACGGCATCGGCATCATCATCGATATCGTGCCCAACCATATGGCGGTGGGCGGCAGCGACAATCCCTGGTGGCTCGACGTGCTGGAACATGGCCCCGCCAGCGCCCGCGCCGACTGGTTTGATATCGACTGGGCGCCGGCCGACCCCGCGCTCCACGGCAAGCTGCTCGCGCCCTTCCTGGGCCAGCCCTATGCCGAGGCGCTGGCCGAGGGCGCGCTGGTGCTGGCGGCGGACGGCAGCGCGGTGATCGCCCACGGCACCCACCGTTTCCCGATCCGCCCCGAGGATCGCGCGGCGCTCGCGGACGAGACGGACCTGGCGGCGCGCTATGACGGGCGCACGGCCGAGGGCGCGGCGCGGCTCCACGCGCTGCTCGAACGCCAGCATTACCGCCTCGCCTGGTGGCGCACCGCCGCCGACGAGATCAACTGGCGGCGCTTCTTCGACATCACCGAACTGGCCGGGCTGCGGATCGAGAAGCCGGAAGTGTTCGACGCCGTCCACGCCTTGCCGCTGCGCCTCTATGCCGAGGCGCTGATCGACGGCCTGCGGATCGACCATGTCGACGGCCTCGCCGATCCCGCCGGCTACCTCCGCCGCCTGCGCGCCGAAATGGACGCCGCCCGCGCCGAGCCCGGCTATCTCGTCGTCGAGAAGATTCTTGCCGCCGACGAGGCGCTGCCGCGAAGCTGGAACACCGACGGCACCAGCGGCTATGATTTCATGAACGAAGTCTCGGCCCTGCTTCACGATCCGGCGGGCGAGGCGCCGCTGACGGCGCTCTGGGAGGCGGAAACCGGCCGCCCCGGCGCCTTCGCGGAGGAGGAGCATCAGGCGCGCGGCGAAATCCTCGACCGCACCTTCCCCGGCCAGTTCGCCGCCGCCGTCGCCGCCTTCCACCGCATCGCCCGCGCCGCGCCCGAGACGCGCGACGTCACCGCCGGCATGATCGGCCGGGCGCTACGCGGCCTGCTGCTCCACTTCACCGCCTATCGCACCTATGCCGGCACCGCCGAGGACGGGCGCGACCGCCTGGTTCGCGCGATCGACGCCGCGCGGGCCGAAGCGGCTGCGGGCGAGGCGGCGATGCTTGATCGGGTTGCGGGCTGGATCGTCGATGGCGGCGCCGGAACACGCGATGCCGCGCGCCGGTTCGAGCAACTCTGCGCGCCGCTCACCGCCAAGGCGGTCGAGGATACGGCCTTCTACCGCTACGGCCGGCTGCTCTCGCGCAACGACGTCGGCTTCGATCCCGCCCGCTTCTCGCAATCCCCCCGACAGTTCCTCGACCGTATCGCCGCCCGCGCCCGCGAATATCCCAACGCGATGCTCGCCACCGCCACCCACGATCACAAGCGCGGCGAGGACGTGCGCGCGCGGCTCGCGGTGCTGAGCGAAATCCCCGAAGAATGGGCCGCGCTGGTGGCGCAGATCGACACCGGCCCGGTCGGCGAAAAAATCGCCCCGGCCGACCGTCACATGATCCTCCAGACGATCGTCGGCGCCTGGCCTCTCGACGCCGCCGCCCTCGGCGACTTCGCGGCCCGCGTCACCGAATGGTCGCGCAAGGCGCTCCGCGAAGCCAAGCTCCGCTCTTCGTGGACTGCCCACGACGAAGCCTATGAGGCCGCCTGCGCCGCCTACATCGCCGACCTGCTGAGCGACGCCGCCCCCCGCGCTGCCCTCCATGCCTTCGTGGACCGCATCGCCCCGGCCGGCGCGCTCAACAGCCTCGTCCAGACGGCGTTGCGCTACACGCTGCCCGGCGTGCCCGATTGCTATCAGGGCACCGACCTGTGGGATTTCAGCCTGGTCGACCCCGACAACCGCCGCCCGGTCGACTATGTCGCCCGTGAGCCCGTCGCGGATTGGGCCGACGCCCCTGCCCTGCTCCAGACATGGCGCGACGGCCGCATCAAACAGGCCCTCATCGCCCACCTGCTGCGCCTGCGCCGGGATCATCCAGCCATATTCGCCGCCCCGGTCGAACCGATGGCCGTCACCGGCCCCCGCAGCGGTCAGGCGATCGCGTATCGCCGGAGAGCCGCAGACAAGGAACTTCGTATCATAGCCCCGCTTCGCATCGCCAGGATGGTCGTGGATGGCCAACCGATGGTTTCGAGGTCATGGTTTGCCGACACGGCCACCGACGTCATTGGCGTCAGTCCGGCCATCAGCCCTCGACCCCTGTATCTGGCTGTGACCGACGCGTCCTGA